In a genomic window of Quercus lobata isolate SW786 chromosome 4, ValleyOak3.0 Primary Assembly, whole genome shotgun sequence:
- the LOC115985489 gene encoding uncharacterized protein LOC115985489: MAAAMAELTRQNQELRMEISQRRQTREEHAGQTQGHGDRENTEVGSQFRGTTSRAVPHLKEEMDQMKKVMEEMKENMRRTNPIEDLVHRTDSPFTASINGHPLPSKFKLPSLDSYDGTRDPFDHIATFKTTMHLQGVPDEIMCRAFPTTLKGPARVWFSEIPPSSVSSFEELSKLFVNNFIGGQRHKRSSSSLLTIEQWENESLRSFITRFNREALNVDEVDDKLLLAAFHNGINSDLFIHKLYEKEPQTMAELVLMQIKDDPSLKWPEKMKGDPNKRNKNKYCRFHRDHGHDTDECYDLKQQIKNLIRQGKLRHFVGRDRKDEKLKGKIEESSRPPLGEIRIIVGGNSMGQSSKSKKTYLKAVQNVQLSGRSPRTRSMDEPTVSFTDEDAERIHHPHDDAIVITLLIADYTTRRVLVDNGSSADILYYLAFQQMRLGRDQLRPVCSPLIGFGGMKVQPVGTITLSVVVGSYPQQITKEVNFLVVDCTSSYNAIIGRPTLNSWKAITSTYHLSVKFPTEYGIGQAQGDQLAARECYLAMIRYLITFKHNPHFHQKLYL; the protein is encoded by the exons ATGGCGGCTGCAATGGCGGaattgactcgccaaaaccaggAGTTAAGGATGGAGATCAGTCAGAGAAGACAGACACGTGAGGAACACGCAGGACAGACACAAGGCCATGGTGACAGAGAGAATACTGAAGTTGGAAGCCAGTttagaggcaccacttcacggGCAGTGCCACACTTGAAAGAggagatggaccaaatgaagaaagtcatggaggagatgaaggagaaCATGAGGAGAACAAATCCTATAGAAGATTTGGTCCACAGGACTGACTCTCCTTTTACGGCTTCCATTAATGGCCACCctctaccatcaaagttcaaactaCCTTCCCTGGACTCGTATGATGGGACGCGTGACCCCTTTGATCACATTGCAACATTCAAGACaacaatgcaccttcaaggggtccCTGATGAAATCATGTGTCGAGCCTTCCCTACTACCCTTAAAGGCCCGGCACGAGTTTGGTTCAGTGAAATCCCCCCAAGTTCCGTAAGTTCTTTCGAAGAGTTAAGCAaattgtttgttaacaatttcatcgGGGGACAGAGGCACAAGCGCTCTTCGTCCAGCTTACTGACCATAGAACAATGGGAGAACGAAAGCCTGCGGTCATTCATCACTCGCTTCAACAGAGAAGCCCTTAATGTGGACGAGGTGGACGACAAGCTACTACTGGCAGCCTTCCACAACGGGATTAATTCGGATTTATTTATCCACAAGCTATATGAGAAGGAGCCTCAAACCATGGCCGAgctc GtgctcatgcaaatcaaagacgATCCTTCTTTAAAATGGCCAGAGAAGATGAAAGGGGATCCCAATAAGCGcaataagaacaaatattgtCGCTTTCACAGGGACCATGGGCATGACACGGATGAGTGTTACGACCTAAAACAGCAAATTAAGAaccttatcagacaaggaaagttGAGGCACTTCGTTGGAAGGGATCGTAAAGATGAGAAGTTGAAAGGCAAAATAGAGGAATCATCCCGGCCCCCACTAGGAGAGATAAGGATTATCGTCGGAGGGAACTCGATGGGGCAATCTTCCAAGTCGAAGAAGACGTATCTCAAAGCGGTACAAAACGTCCAGCTCTCTGGACGATCACCAAGGACGAGATCAATGGACGAGCCAACCGTTTCCTTCACCGACGAAGATGCTGAGAGGATCCATCACCCGCATGACGATGCGATCGTCATTACACTGCTTATTGCAGATTATACAACCAGGAGAGTGTTAGTTGACAATGGAAGTTCAGCAGACATATTGTACTACCTTGCCTTCCAACAGATGAGGCTTGGACGAGATCAACTTCGTCCAGTATGCTCGCCACTGATAGGATTTGGAGGAATGAAGGTGCAGCCCGTGGGTACCATTACATTATCAGTTGTGGTAGGGTCATACCCGCAACAGATAACCAAGGAAGTCAATTTCCTCGTGGTAGACTGTACCTCTTCATACAATGCCATTATTGGAAGACCCACTCTTAATAGTTGGAAGGCGATAACCTCGACCTACCATCTATCAGTCAAATTTCCTACGGAGTACGGGATAGGACAAGCACAAGGAGATCAGTTGGCAGCTAGAGAATGCTACTTAGCCATGATAAG atatctgataacttttaaacataaCCCGCActttcatcagaaactttatctttaa